Proteins co-encoded in one Prunus persica cultivar Lovell chromosome G6, Prunus_persica_NCBIv2, whole genome shotgun sequence genomic window:
- the LOC18774173 gene encoding probable serine/threonine-protein kinase BSK3 isoform X2 — protein MGARCSKLSLCFWPSNIKSNLNDSSDIENGNKNEKDSLPGFSEFTLDQLKAATSGFSSENVVSEHGEKAPNVVYKGTLDDGRWIAVKRFNRSAWPDSRQFLEEARAVGLLRNERLANLIGCCCEGDERLLVAEFMPNETLSKHLFHWETQPMKWAMRLRVALYLAQALDYCSSKGQALYHDLNAYRVLFDQDGNPRLSCFGLMKNSKDGKSYSTNLAFTPPEYLRTGRVIPESLVYSFGTLLLDLLSGKHIPPSHALDLIRGKNFLMLIDSCLEGHFSNDDGTELVRLASRCLQYEPRERPNAKSLVTALIPLQKETEVPSYVLLGIPHGNAPLNQTLLSPLGEACSRLDLTAIHEILEKLGYKDDEGVANDLSFQMWTNQIQETLNSKKHGDAAFRAKDFVTAIDSYTEFIDGGTMISPTVFARRCLCYLMNDMAQEALGDAMQALVINPEWPTAFYLQAAALKSLGMDNDAQETLKDGTSFEVKKSKS, from the exons ATGGGAGCTCGTTGCTCCAAGCTATCTCTTTGCTTCTGGCCGTCCAACATCAAATCCAATCTTAACGACTCTTCAGACATAG AGAATGGGAACAAAAATGAGAAGGACTCGCTGCCTGGGTTCAGTGAGTTCACCTTGGACCAACTGAAAGCTGCCACGTCAGGATTCTCGTCCGAGAACGTTGTCTCCGAGCATGGAGAGAAAGCTCCCAATGTGGTCTACAAAGGGACGCTCGACGATGGCCGTTGGATTGCTGTTAAGCGCTTCAACCGATCAGCTTGGCCCGATTCGCGCCAATTTCTG GAGGAAGCTAGAGCTGTGGGGCTGCTCAGGAACGAGCGTTTGGCGAATTTGATCGGGTGCTGCTGCGAGGGTGATGAGAGATTGCTTGTCGCTGAGTTCATGCCCAATGAAACTCTCTCTAAGCATCTTTTCCATT GGGAGACCCAGCCGATGAAATGGGCGATGAGGTTGCGAGTGGCTTTGTATCTTGCACAAGCTTTAGATTATTGCAGCAGTAAAGGGCAGGCATTGTACCATGATCTTAATGCTTACAGAGTCCTATTCGATCAG GATGGGAATCCCAGACTCTCCTGCTTTGGTCTAATGAAGAATAGCAAAGATGGGAAGAGCTATAGTACCAACCTGGCTTTCACCCCTCCAGAGTACTTGAGGACAG GAAGAGTGATACCAGAAAGTTTGGTTTACAGCTTTGGTACCCTGTTGCTTGATCTGCTCAGTGGGAAACATATCCCTCCAAGTCAT GCACTTGACCTGATACGGGGCAAAAACTTTTTGATGCTGATTGACTCGTGCTTGGAAGGTCATTTCTCAAATGATGATGGGACTGAGCTGGTGAGGTTAGCTTCACGATGCTTGCAGTATGAACCTCGTGAGAGGCCAAATGCCAAGTCTCTTGTGACTGCCCTCATTCCTCTTCAAAAAGAAACTGAG GTTCCATCATATGTTTTGCTGGGTATTCCGCATGGAAATGCACCTCTGAATCAGACATTGCTATCACCTCTAGGTGAAGCTTGCTCGAGACTGGATCTTACTGCAATACATGAAATACTGGAGAAGCTTGGATACAAGGATGATGAGGGGGTTGCAAATGAC CTTTCTTTCCAAATGTGGACAAATCAAATACAAGAGACATTGAATTCTAAGAAGCATGGGGATGCTGCATTTCGAGCTAAGGATTTTGTTACCGCGATAGATTCTTACACAGAA TTCATTGATGGTGGGACCATGATATCGCCAACTGTGTTTGCTAGACGTTGCTTATGTTACTTGATGAATGATATGGCACAAGAAGCTCTTGGAGATGCTATGCAAGCCCTAGTAATAAACCCTGAATGGCCCACTGCCTTCTATCTTCAAGCAGCTGCCCTAAAGAGCCTAGGGATGGACAATGATGCGCAGGAAACTCTAAAAGATGGAACGTCGtttgaagtaaaaaaaagtaaaagctGA
- the LOC18774313 gene encoding phosphatidylinositol:ceramide inositolphosphotransferase 3 — MPVIFAREAPKLWRKVCAETSTEISLLAGNWKYFLAGLVFQYLHGLAAHGVHYLHRPGPTLQDAGFFFLPELGQDRTYLSETLFSVIFFSFVLWTFHPFVFQYKKIYTVLIWCRVFAYLGVSQMLRIITFYSTLLPGPNYHCREGSKLARLPPPESALEVLLINFPRGVMYGCGDLIFSSHMIFTLVFVRTYQKYGTKRCIKQIAWLVAVIQSLLIVASRKHYTVDIVVAWYTVNLVVFFIDQKLPELPDRSLGSTSQQLLPISSRDKDSKNREELDKFRNGNSANITT, encoded by the exons ATGCCGGTTATCTTTGCTCGTGAGGCTCCCAAG CTATGGAGGAAAGTATGCGCAGAGACGTCAACTGAAATTTCGCTTCTTGCCGGGAATTGGAAGTATTTTCTTGCTGGTCTCGTTTTTCAg TATCTTCATGGACTAGCTGCTCATGGTGTTCATTATTTACATCGGCCAGGACCGACGCTTCAGGATGCTGGGTTCTTTTTCCTCCCG GAACTTGGTCAAGACAGAACTTATCTTAGTGAGACTCTCTTTTCAGtcatctttttctcctttgtcTTG TGGACTTTTCACCCCTTTGTTTTCCAGTACAAAAAGATATATACAGTTCTGATATGGTGCAGAGTATTTGCTTATTTAGGC GTCTCTCAAATGCTCCGGATTATAACCTTCTACTCAACTCTGCTTCCTGGTCCAAACTATCATTGCCGCGAG GGCTCAAAACTTGCCAGGCTGCCCCCTCCAGAGAGTGCACTTGAAGTGCTCTTAATCAACT TTCCCCGAGGAGTAATGTATGGTTGTGGTGATTTGATCTTTTCATCACATATGATTTTTACCTTAGTATTTGTGCGCACATATCAGAAATATGGAACAAAGAG GTGCATTAAGCAGATTGCTTGGTTAGTGGCTGTTATTCAGAGCCTCCTGATTGTAGCATCTCGCAAACATTACACTGTTGACATTGTTGTTGCCTG GTACACTGTAAATTTGGTAGTGTTCTTTATTGACCAAAAATTGCCAG AATTGCCTGATCGGTCTCTTGGTTCTACATCTCAACAACTGCTACCAATAAGCAGCAGAGATAAAGATAGCAAGAACAGAGAAGAGCTTGACAAATTCCGGAATGGAAATTCTGCCAACATTACCACTTGA
- the LOC18774328 gene encoding probable serine/threonine-protein kinase At5g41260 isoform X2, with the protein MCFKLKLYLLVPHSQHLLIIQLALNVYELDYDYNSIQTSCHIKEALAKYFSFLFLSWKALDLVRGKNVKRLMDPYLEGQFSNDDVTKLVQLASQCLQHEPLERPNAKFLLTALIPLQKETEVPSYVLMGIPPGNVPPFET; encoded by the exons ATGTGCTTTAAGTTAAAGCTATATCTTCTTGTGCCTCATTCTCAGCATCTCCTGATCATACAACTGGCTTTAAATGTTTATGAACTGGATTATGATTACAATTCCATACAGACCAGTTGTCATATTAAGGAGGCTCTAGCTAAATACTTTTcattccttttcctttcttggAAGGCACTTGACCTCGTACGCGGTAAAAACGTCAAGAGGCTGATGGATCCATACTTGGAAGGCCAGTTCTCAAATGATGATGTAACTAAGTTAGTGCAGTTGGCTTCACAGTGTTTGCAGCATGAACCTCTCGAGAGGCCAAATGCCAAGTTTCTTTTGACTGCCCTCATTCCTCTTCAGAAAGAAACTGAG GTTCCATCATACGTTCTGATGGGTATTCCACCTGGAAATGTGCCTCCATTTGAGACATAG
- the LOC109950033 gene encoding uncharacterized protein LOC109950033 isoform X4, whose product MGYIYELMDAVKEKIAFNCGNVERKYKPIWNKIDKRWGPQRHHPLHAAGYYLNPQLHYEETFTNSKEVREGLCACMDMMLSGDERVQADCQLDNYIYAEGDFGSEVAMKCRKLRSPINWWLRFGRETPELTKFAVRVLSLTCSASGLERNWSTFELIHTKKRNRLEQKRLNALVYVKYNTALKQRSIQRKRKVDPILVDDIPSDDEWITEVEEPSLPFDPSWIEEEDIFDVDAIRNVPIPTYESGLQPRESIILH is encoded by the exons ATGGGCTATATTTATGAGTTGATGGATGCAGTAAAGGAGAAGATTGCCTTCAATTGTGGAAATGTGGAGAGAAAGTACAAACCAATTTggaataaaattgataaaagatgGGGTCCACAACGTCATCACCCTTTGCATGCTGCTGGTTATTATTTGAACCCACAATTGCATTATGAAGAAACTTTCACAAACTCTAAAGAAGTGAGGGAAGGTTTGTGTGCATGCATGGATATGATGTTGAGTGGAGATGAACGTGTTCAAGCGGATTGCCAATTGGACAATTATATTTATGCAGAAGGAGATTTTGGAAGTGAAGTAGCAATGAAATGCCGGAAATTGCGATCACCAA TCAATTGGTGGTTGCGTTTTGGGAGGGAGACACCAGAGTTGACGAAGTTTGCTGTTCGAGTCCTTAGCCTTACTTGTAGTGCATCTGGGCTTGAGAGGAATTGGAGCACCTTTGAATTG attcatacaaagaaaagaaatagactTGAACAGAAAAGGCTAAATGCTCTAGTCTATGTGAAATATAATACGGCTCTAAAGCAACGAAGTAttcaaaggaagagaaaggtTGATCCAATATTAGTGGATGATATTCCCTCTGATGATGAATGGATAACGGAGGTTGAGGAACCATCTCTTCCATTTGATCCTTCTtggatagaagaggaagacaTATTTGATGTTGATGCCATTAGGAATGTGCCAATTCCTACCTATGAAAGTGGTCTACAACCTCGAGAGTCAATTATTC TTCATTGA
- the LOC18774328 gene encoding probable serine/threonine-protein kinase At5g41260 isoform X1, with product MCFKLKLYLLVPHSQHLLIIQLALNVYELDYDYNSIQTSCHIKEALAKYFSFLFLSWKALDLVRGKNVKRLMDPYLEGQFSNDDVTKLVQLASQCLQHEPLERPNAKFLLTALIPLQKETEQVPSYVLMGIPPGNVPPFET from the exons ATGTGCTTTAAGTTAAAGCTATATCTTCTTGTGCCTCATTCTCAGCATCTCCTGATCATACAACTGGCTTTAAATGTTTATGAACTGGATTATGATTACAATTCCATACAGACCAGTTGTCATATTAAGGAGGCTCTAGCTAAATACTTTTcattccttttcctttcttggAAGGCACTTGACCTCGTACGCGGTAAAAACGTCAAGAGGCTGATGGATCCATACTTGGAAGGCCAGTTCTCAAATGATGATGTAACTAAGTTAGTGCAGTTGGCTTCACAGTGTTTGCAGCATGAACCTCTCGAGAGGCCAAATGCCAAGTTTCTTTTGACTGCCCTCATTCCTCTTCAGAAAGAAACTGAG CAGGTTCCATCATACGTTCTGATGGGTATTCCACCTGGAAATGTGCCTCCATTTGAGACATAG
- the LOC109950033 gene encoding uncharacterized protein LOC109950033 isoform X1 — MTSKKDFAWKWGIQVEGERYLRCSFCNQQCTGGITRLKNHLAHTHHGMKPCPKVPPNVKAKCSDYLKNFKAINMKRNESLHELSVQKKKKESLRELGQFGSNASNEMEQSEDGIGSGSGSGSTPTPSGESSLAPPRPRGPLDKYVSSEAQQATLNTKLKKDERNDVCRKIGRWFFNCAIPFNAVNSPFYLSMMEGISNFCPEFKPPSMHELKTWILRQEVEDIQGTMVEHKNAWNEYGCTIMLDGWTDGKNWVLLNFLVNSPRGTWFLKSVDGSDTIKYEDLMFKYLDDVVEEIGEKNVVQVITINASNYKNAGKKLMEKRKKLWWTPCAAHCIDLMLEDISKLTVFENIIQKGKQLVKFIYGHSWVLSLMRHYTNNKEIIRPAVTRFATVYLTLQSIYKAKRGIMSMFTSQEWHNGPFAKNKD, encoded by the coding sequence ATGACGAGTAAAAAGGATTTTGCTTGGAAGTGGGGGATACAAGTTGAAGGAGAAAGATACTTGAGGTGCTCTTTTTGTAATCAACAATGCACCGGAGGTATTACAAGGCTCAAAAATCACTTAGCTCATACTCACCATGGTATGAAGCCTTGTCCAAAGGTTCCACCAAATGTAAAAGCCAAATGTAgtgattatttgaaaaattttaAGGCGATCAATATGAAGCGAAATGAATCACTTCATGAGCTATctgtccaaaagaaaaaaaaagaatcactTCGTGAGCTAGGCCAATTTGGGAGTAATGCTTCCAATGAAATGGAACAATCCGAAGATGGAATTGGTAGTGGGAGTGGGAGTGGGAGTACCCCAACTCCAAGTGGCGAGAGTTCTCTAGCTCCCCCTAGGCCTAGAGGACCCCTTGATAAGTATGTGTCTTCTGAAGCTCAGCAAGCTACACTGAATACCAAGCTAAAAAAGGATGAAAGGAATGATGTGTGCCGAAAGATTGGGCGTTGGTTCTTCAATTGTGCAATTCCATTCAATGCCGTGAATAGTCCTTTTTATTTGTCCATGATGGAAGGAATTTCCAATTTCTGTCCTGAGTTCAAACCCCCTTCCATGCATGAGTTGAAGACTTGGATCCTTAGGCAAGAAGTTGAAGATATTCAAGGAACAATGGTTGAACATAAAAACGCTTGGAATGAATATGGGTGTACCATCATGTTAGATGGTTGGACAGATGGAAAAAATTGGGTTCTTCTTAACTTTCTAGTGAATAGTCCTCGCGGGACTTGGTTCTTGAAATCAGTTGATGGCTCTGatacaataaaatatgaagacTTGATGTTCAAGTACTTGGATGATGTAGTAGAAGAAATAGGAGAAAAGAATGTGGTTCAAGTGATTACAATTAATGCATCAAATTACAAGAATGCGGGGAAAAAGCTTatggagaagaggaagaaattgtGGTGGACTCCATGTGCTGCCCATTGCATTGATTTAATGCTGGAAGATATTAGCAAGTTAacagtttttgaaaatattattcaaaaGGGTAAGCAATTAGTGAAGTTCATTTATGGACATTCATGGGTCCTTTCTTTGATGAGGCATTACACTAACAATAAAGAGATCATCCGTCCAGCGGTGACACGCTTTGCCACTGTTTATCTCACACTTCAGAGCATTTATAAGGCTAAGAGAGGTATTATGTCTATGTTCACCTCCCAAGAATGGCATAATGGTCCATTCGCCAAAAACAAGGATTGA
- the LOC109950033 gene encoding uncharacterized protein LOC109950033 isoform X3: MGYIYELMDAVKEKIAFNCGNVERKYKPIWNKIDKRWGPQRHHPLHAAGYYLNPQLHYEETFTNSKEVREGLCACMDMMLSGDERVQADCQLDNYIYAEGDFGSEVAMKCRKLRSPINWWLRFGRETPELTKFAVRVLSLTCSASGLERNWSTFELIHTKKRNRLEQKRLNALVYVKYNTALKQRSIQRKRKVDPILVDDIPSDDEWITEVEEPSLPFDPSWIEEEDIFDVDAIRNVPIPTYESGLQPRESIIRKSVLDDPPTAPSEPTFNERIPSPPIIRYKRGRVERSIH; encoded by the exons ATGGGCTATATTTATGAGTTGATGGATGCAGTAAAGGAGAAGATTGCCTTCAATTGTGGAAATGTGGAGAGAAAGTACAAACCAATTTggaataaaattgataaaagatgGGGTCCACAACGTCATCACCCTTTGCATGCTGCTGGTTATTATTTGAACCCACAATTGCATTATGAAGAAACTTTCACAAACTCTAAAGAAGTGAGGGAAGGTTTGTGTGCATGCATGGATATGATGTTGAGTGGAGATGAACGTGTTCAAGCGGATTGCCAATTGGACAATTATATTTATGCAGAAGGAGATTTTGGAAGTGAAGTAGCAATGAAATGCCGGAAATTGCGATCACCAA TCAATTGGTGGTTGCGTTTTGGGAGGGAGACACCAGAGTTGACGAAGTTTGCTGTTCGAGTCCTTAGCCTTACTTGTAGTGCATCTGGGCTTGAGAGGAATTGGAGCACCTTTGAATTG attcatacaaagaaaagaaatagactTGAACAGAAAAGGCTAAATGCTCTAGTCTATGTGAAATATAATACGGCTCTAAAGCAACGAAGTAttcaaaggaagagaaaggtTGATCCAATATTAGTGGATGATATTCCCTCTGATGATGAATGGATAACGGAGGTTGAGGAACCATCTCTTCCATTTGATCCTTCTtggatagaagaggaagacaTATTTGATGTTGATGCCATTAGGAATGTGCCAATTCCTACCTATGAAAGTGGTCTACAACCTCGAGAGTCAATTATTCGTAAGTCTGTTCTCGATGATCCTCCTACTGCTCCTAGTGAGCCTACTTTTAATGAGCGTATCCCTTCTCCGCCTATTATTCGATACAAACGAGGTCGTGTTGAAAGATCAA TTCATTGA
- the LOC109950033 gene encoding uncharacterized protein LOC109950033 isoform X2, with translation MGYIYELMDAVKEKIAFNCGNVERKYKPIWNKIDKRWGPQRHHPLHAAGYYLNPQLHYEETFTNSKEVREGLCACMDMMLSGDERVQADCQLDNYIYAEGDFGSEVAMKCRKLRSPINWWLRFGRETPELTKFAVRVLSLTCSASGLERNWSTFELIHTKKRNRLEQKRLNALVYVKYNTALKQRSIQRKRKVDPILVDDIPSDDEWITEVEEPSLPFDPSWIEEEDIFDVDAIRNVPIPTYESGLQPRESIIRKSVLDDPPTAPSEPTFNERIPSPPIIRYKRGRVERSNVAYVT, from the exons ATGGGCTATATTTATGAGTTGATGGATGCAGTAAAGGAGAAGATTGCCTTCAATTGTGGAAATGTGGAGAGAAAGTACAAACCAATTTggaataaaattgataaaagatgGGGTCCACAACGTCATCACCCTTTGCATGCTGCTGGTTATTATTTGAACCCACAATTGCATTATGAAGAAACTTTCACAAACTCTAAAGAAGTGAGGGAAGGTTTGTGTGCATGCATGGATATGATGTTGAGTGGAGATGAACGTGTTCAAGCGGATTGCCAATTGGACAATTATATTTATGCAGAAGGAGATTTTGGAAGTGAAGTAGCAATGAAATGCCGGAAATTGCGATCACCAA TCAATTGGTGGTTGCGTTTTGGGAGGGAGACACCAGAGTTGACGAAGTTTGCTGTTCGAGTCCTTAGCCTTACTTGTAGTGCATCTGGGCTTGAGAGGAATTGGAGCACCTTTGAATTG attcatacaaagaaaagaaatagactTGAACAGAAAAGGCTAAATGCTCTAGTCTATGTGAAATATAATACGGCTCTAAAGCAACGAAGTAttcaaaggaagagaaaggtTGATCCAATATTAGTGGATGATATTCCCTCTGATGATGAATGGATAACGGAGGTTGAGGAACCATCTCTTCCATTTGATCCTTCTtggatagaagaggaagacaTATTTGATGTTGATGCCATTAGGAATGTGCCAATTCCTACCTATGAAAGTGGTCTACAACCTCGAGAGTCAATTATTCGTAAGTCTGTTCTCGATGATCCTCCTACTGCTCCTAGTGAGCCTACTTTTAATGAGCGTATCCCTTCTCCGCCTATTATTCGATACAAACGAGGTCGTGTTGAAAGATCAA ACGTTGCTTATGTTACTTGA
- the LOC18774173 gene encoding probable serine/threonine-protein kinase BSK3 isoform X1 has translation MGARCSKLSLCFWPSNIKSNLNDSSDIENGNKNEKDSLPGFSEFTLDQLKAATSGFSSENVVSEHGEKAPNVVYKGTLDDGRWIAVKRFNRSAWPDSRQFLEEARAVGLLRNERLANLIGCCCEGDERLLVAEFMPNETLSKHLFHWETQPMKWAMRLRVALYLAQALDYCSSKGQALYHDLNAYRVLFDQDGNPRLSCFGLMKNSKDGKSYSTNLAFTPPEYLRTGRVIPESLVYSFGTLLLDLLSGKHIPPSHALDLIRGKNFLMLIDSCLEGHFSNDDGTELVRLASRCLQYEPRERPNAKSLVTALIPLQKETEQVPSYVLLGIPHGNAPLNQTLLSPLGEACSRLDLTAIHEILEKLGYKDDEGVANDLSFQMWTNQIQETLNSKKHGDAAFRAKDFVTAIDSYTEFIDGGTMISPTVFARRCLCYLMNDMAQEALGDAMQALVINPEWPTAFYLQAAALKSLGMDNDAQETLKDGTSFEVKKSKS, from the exons ATGGGAGCTCGTTGCTCCAAGCTATCTCTTTGCTTCTGGCCGTCCAACATCAAATCCAATCTTAACGACTCTTCAGACATAG AGAATGGGAACAAAAATGAGAAGGACTCGCTGCCTGGGTTCAGTGAGTTCACCTTGGACCAACTGAAAGCTGCCACGTCAGGATTCTCGTCCGAGAACGTTGTCTCCGAGCATGGAGAGAAAGCTCCCAATGTGGTCTACAAAGGGACGCTCGACGATGGCCGTTGGATTGCTGTTAAGCGCTTCAACCGATCAGCTTGGCCCGATTCGCGCCAATTTCTG GAGGAAGCTAGAGCTGTGGGGCTGCTCAGGAACGAGCGTTTGGCGAATTTGATCGGGTGCTGCTGCGAGGGTGATGAGAGATTGCTTGTCGCTGAGTTCATGCCCAATGAAACTCTCTCTAAGCATCTTTTCCATT GGGAGACCCAGCCGATGAAATGGGCGATGAGGTTGCGAGTGGCTTTGTATCTTGCACAAGCTTTAGATTATTGCAGCAGTAAAGGGCAGGCATTGTACCATGATCTTAATGCTTACAGAGTCCTATTCGATCAG GATGGGAATCCCAGACTCTCCTGCTTTGGTCTAATGAAGAATAGCAAAGATGGGAAGAGCTATAGTACCAACCTGGCTTTCACCCCTCCAGAGTACTTGAGGACAG GAAGAGTGATACCAGAAAGTTTGGTTTACAGCTTTGGTACCCTGTTGCTTGATCTGCTCAGTGGGAAACATATCCCTCCAAGTCAT GCACTTGACCTGATACGGGGCAAAAACTTTTTGATGCTGATTGACTCGTGCTTGGAAGGTCATTTCTCAAATGATGATGGGACTGAGCTGGTGAGGTTAGCTTCACGATGCTTGCAGTATGAACCTCGTGAGAGGCCAAATGCCAAGTCTCTTGTGACTGCCCTCATTCCTCTTCAAAAAGAAACTGAG CAGGTTCCATCATATGTTTTGCTGGGTATTCCGCATGGAAATGCACCTCTGAATCAGACATTGCTATCACCTCTAGGTGAAGCTTGCTCGAGACTGGATCTTACTGCAATACATGAAATACTGGAGAAGCTTGGATACAAGGATGATGAGGGGGTTGCAAATGAC CTTTCTTTCCAAATGTGGACAAATCAAATACAAGAGACATTGAATTCTAAGAAGCATGGGGATGCTGCATTTCGAGCTAAGGATTTTGTTACCGCGATAGATTCTTACACAGAA TTCATTGATGGTGGGACCATGATATCGCCAACTGTGTTTGCTAGACGTTGCTTATGTTACTTGATGAATGATATGGCACAAGAAGCTCTTGGAGATGCTATGCAAGCCCTAGTAATAAACCCTGAATGGCCCACTGCCTTCTATCTTCAAGCAGCTGCCCTAAAGAGCCTAGGGATGGACAATGATGCGCAGGAAACTCTAAAAGATGGAACGTCGtttgaagtaaaaaaaagtaaaagctGA